Proteins co-encoded in one Zootoca vivipara chromosome 3, rZooViv1.1, whole genome shotgun sequence genomic window:
- the GINM1 gene encoding glycoprotein integral membrane protein 1, which produces MEVALGPREFLRLLPGLLLLLPSCLAAPEPTAAFSQLDNQESIKIKVTMLENNRDVQEGQVILNITYVNGQVYVNDFPLKSGVARIKCQTLILESSNSETLQEEQRLGIVSVRIMVHEWPMASRSNLRLIVVQEEVTEIDEKRVQQDEVTEIDILVKDLRVLRHSNYTVPLKESMLYSIPRDNDILFTLPNIAGKDIESPLQTTSHYLLRQVETTVDEETMPGKLPETPLRTEPPSSYKVMCQWVEYLRKELCRFWLQSFPVFFNLMLVIVVGVVGAALIIKVLKVFCPSCEPRGVLQVDLSVIPVVGISLLPDIPEKTDNIEEKCI; this is translated from the exons ATGGAGGTGGCGCTGGGGCCACGCGAGTTCCTGCGGCTGCTCCCggggcttcttcttctgctgccctCCTGCCTGGCTGCCCCGGAGCCGACAGCCGCTTTCTCCCAGCTCGATAACCAG GAAAGCATCAAGATTAAAGTTACAATGCTGGAAAACAACAGGGATGTTCAGGAAGGGCAG gTCATCCTTAATATTACCTATGTAAATGGTCAGGTTTATGTAAATGACTTTCCGCTGAAGAGTGGAGTTGCTCGGATTAAATGTCAGACTTTAATAT TGGAGAGTAGTAACTCTGAAACACTACAGGAAGAGCAGCGATTAGGAATTGTCAGTGTTCGCATTATGGTCCACGAATGGCCAATGGCATCCAGATCCAACTTACGGTTGATTGTCGTTCAAGAGGAAGTGACAGAAATTGATGAAAAGCGG GTTCAGCAAGATGAAGTGACTGAAATAGACATCTTGGTAAAAGACTTAAGAGTCCTTAGGCACTCAAATTACACTGTTCCTTTGAAGGAAAGCATGCTGTATTCCATCCCCAGAGACAACGATATCTTGTTCACACTTCCAAACATAGCAGGAAAAG atattgAAAGTCCGCTACAAACAACCAGTCACTACCTTCTAAGACAAGTAGAAACTACAGTGGATGAAGAGACAATGCCTGGCAAGTTGCCAGAGACTCCTCTCAGAACAGAGCCTCCATCCTCTTATAAG GTGATGTGCCAGTGGGTGGAATACTTGAGAAAAGAGCTCTGCAGGTTCTGGCTGCAGTCCTTTCCAGTGTTCTTTAATCTAATGTTGGTCATTGTTGTTGGAGTTGTTGGAGCAGCTTTAATCATCAAAGTCTTAAAAGTGTTTTGCCCCTCATGTGAACCCAG GGGAGTCCTTCAGGTTGATCTCAGTGTCATCCCTGTGGTTGGGATCAGCTTACTTCCAGATATTCCAGAGAAGACAGATAATATAGAGGAAAAATGTATTTAA